The genomic stretch CATTCTCCAGCAAAGCAAGGAGGTTTGACCATGAAGAATTACAGCCCTGCATCATCCAACTTTATCATGCCTCTGCTGAGTAGCAACTGAGATATGTAAGATCTCATCTTCTTCCGTTGTAAACAGAGGAAGACTTGAGGCTGGAAAGGTTGTAACATCAGCGTGCAAAtaatattctgctttttgttaAGCTGCTTCCCTTTCCACTGTACCTGAGTCGCCAGCTGGTTGCTGTCCTTCCTGTTGCTCAGGATCAGCATGGGAGCAATGGACAGAGGAGCAAGGCAGATGTTGACAGAGGGGAAGTACATTACACGCTGAGCTACAGTGCCTAAAAATGGTGAAAGGTTTCAAGAACACAACAGTtgcatttttaacttcttttttctgGCATGGGGAAGGGAAATGGAATCCACTAAAATATGGAAGGAGAAGACATGAAAGGGGACAGAAGGCTGCTAAGTACtatctttctctgccttttctcagCGTGTTGAATATATCCGCATTGATGGCTCCACATCTTCAGCTGAGCGGCAGTCTCTGTGCCAGAAGTTCCAGCTGTCAGAGAAGCAGGCTGTGGCTGTTCTGTCCCTCACTGCCGCAAACATGGGCCTGACGTTGTCTGCTGCGGACCTAGTGGTGTTTGCAGAGCTCTTCTGGAATCCAGGGGTACGTATCCTGGAAGTGTCAGAGGCTGGATGCTGCCTGGAGAGCAGAAATGTTGGCTATTGGGAGGAGATGTGATGGGCAGGGGATTTCTGCTagggtttttctctttctctgtgggCTAGTTGTCAGTGCACCACCAGCTGCCTGGGCTTGTAACCAGTCAGTGTGGCTGATTATACTGCTTGCTGGCTGGAGAAGACTGAAAGGGAAACATGCTGTTGTTTCTTAACTTGACAAAGCTCTCAACAGCTCCCCACACCCAGCCAAGATCTGAACAGCTCCAACATCAGTGCTGACCCCCCAGTTTTGTTTGCAAGCAAAGagagcatatatttttttcctagcttgATTATCTATTTCCCTCAATCGCCGCCACACGTTCTCTAGcgtttttgttatttcttagACATTGCAGCTCTCAATTAATTGtctttgtcctgtttttttaCATCAAGGTTTTGATCCAAGCAGAAGATCGGGCGCATCGAATTGGACAGACTAGCTCTGTTAACATCCACTACCTCGTGGCTAGAGGCACAGCGGATGACTTCTTATGGTAGGAAGTGGAGAGAGACACTTTGGTTCTCCTACTGCCTGTTTTCAGTCTGTCACATGATGTAAGTTGCTTACTGTTAGTGCTGATCTCCAGAGCCTGCAAGGGGAGGAGCAGCAATTGCCAATCAGTTGTGAGTGGGTGACATGGCCTGGCCACAGTGGATATAATTGTGTGATAAGCAAGGAGGAATAAAAGTAGTCACTGAGCAATCTGTCCATTTGAGTGCTTGGACAGGGAGCTGTGGAGGAGGACTGCACTGTTGCTTTTCTCTTGGCTCTTCAGTGAGCCCTTTGATGGATTAAAGAAGTGCTGTTGACCCAACTCTGGGGAAATGGGGTCTGAGTCTTGTGGACTGCAGTAAGAGCTATCAGTATGCAGCAGTCCTTGTGGCTGGAGAATCTGACTTCGTGGGGGACTGGAGGATCTGGGGAATCCTTAATGCTGCGAGGGAACTGAcctgcaaataataaaaagaaataatctacCAGCTGGTTCATTTAAAGTCCAAAATTACTTCTTTATTACCTCATTTAAAGGAGCGAATGGAGTAAGTGAACTTGTACAGTTCCCAGAATATCATGATGGCAAATAATTATAACCCTACAATGAAGGGATCTGGAAACTAATGTGTTGCCCACGTTTCACGGAAATTTAATGACAGTAATCCTGCCTTTATTTGTGAAATGCTGTCCGTGCAGTCGTTAATGCTTAACTGGAGGGAAGTATGGCTCTTCAAATAAGCACAGTAGCaaccattttaaaagcaagaaaaagaacaaagacaagGCTATTTGGTAAACGTGTTGTGCTGTGGCCTTTGCCTCTTTCAAAGTGTCCAGTGTGGAGGTGCAGTTGGGACCTCACTAGACCTCATGGGCCAGTGATGGATTATTCCTCCTGCACTACATTGGGAGGTACCCCAGAAATGCTGATGCATCTGTTGATGAAGATGACTACTGCTTGCCTTGGACAACAAGCTGTTATGGCTCCCTTTCCGTGCATCTTCTTGTTCTGACTTTATACCATTAGTGTTGCCACAGTCAACTACTTTCTCTCTTGGATGTTCGACCCTTCCAAATATTTATAGCCTGAAATCACATCCTATtcttgtttctcatttaaattgGTTCAGTGCTTCCTTAGATTGATTGATATCCCAGACCAGTATACAATCGTCATAAACAATACTAGGGCAGGTTAAGGAGCTAATGAGCATTGGTAGAAAAGCCATCTTTATACCCcgttatatttttttcatctacaCATAGTAAATGACAGTGTCTTTCCCAATGGATCATGGAATCTGGcatgttattttcttcctttcaataACATCTGTTTATCTCTCCTAGGCCAATgattcaagagaaaataaaagtgctggGGGAAGCTGGTCTCTCGGAAACCAACTTTTCCAGTACAGCTGAATCCACCAATTACTGTCCTAAGGTAACTGACCTGAGGGAATGTCAGAGGTCCCTGGGAGAGGCTGACTGCATTTTGGATTGTGTATTTCTAGATTTGCAGGTGATTGGCAGTATGACCTCAGACCTGTTCTGCCTTTTAATGTCAGAGGTCAGAttctccagctcctctctggATCGATAACTTGACCTGGATTGTCCAGAGAGTTCCCAGCCCTGCTTTCATTCTCATTAAAGACATCACAGTCTTTTGCATATCTGCCTTTTGTTGATGAGAAGTAATGACATGTGACTGTATAGAGCTCAGGGCATGTGACTGTATAGAGCTCAGATTCAGCCAGGTCTGAAGTCCTTCTGCGTTCCAGCACCCAAGTGTAGCCATATCCCCTTTGGGCTTGAATTCTTTATGGGCTGGTAAAGCTGTGAGGTATCCAGGGCCATGGGACTACCCCTTGATTGTTGCTTACTTTCATTGTATGTGACAATGCATATACAGACTCTGCCTGTTCTAATTTCTCAGCCAGATCCAAAGCAGAAGACCATCTATGAACTTTTCCAGAGGACCTTCTCTGATTGCAGAAATGATGATGAACTTATGCTTTTGGAAGCAGCTGATGCTTGCTGTGAGTTTGACTCTGGCAGTGGCTTTCAAGATACAAAAGAAGAGAGGTGTTCAGTGAGTTCCCCCAAAAAGCGGCGTATTGAGGAGTTTTTTGAAAGTGTAACATAAAGAGAAGGTGGCTAGCaggtttttttaatattaaacaaacaaacaaacaaacaaaaaaagaatcaagtattatttttgaattttcagaaataaaagactgTTTTCTGTATCTCTAGCGTGTTTTATCTCAAAGGATGAGAAGGCAGTCTGACAGCATGACGGATGCGTAGTGCGCACCTGGCAGCCTGCAGGTCTTGCAGTCCTGCGTCTGCTGATGACTGAGTGGCCATGGGCAAGTagcttgctgctttgttttagtAAGTCATCTTCcatagctgttttatttataaagcaggTAACTGTTGTCTGTCCACATTGCAGAGCTGTTCTGAGAACTAGTGTCTGAGCAACTGCGGAGCCTTCCATGTCCAAGAAGCTTAGACTGTATTTTTAGGAGTCACTTCACAGGCCCTCATGAACTGTTGCTGGTATTCGCTTGAGTAGTGAGGAGAAAAACTGGGATCTAGACAGATCTTAACATTTCTTGGAggtgggggagaggaaggagagaccCAGACTTTGTCTCTGCAGAGCAGTTGATAGCTTGAAACCAAGTAGTGTAACTGCCTGCTAGCAAGTGTGTGTTGCCTGTTAGGCATGAGTCTGCAGGAGCACTCAGATCTCAGACCTCATCCTCTACATCTTAGGACCATAGCACATGCTCATTTCAGTGGAGGGTGAAGCCTGCACTCGCTGTCAGGGATTAAGACTGGTTGCTCAGGGGAACGTGCGTGTGTTTTCTTTAAGACTCGAGACTCATTTCCACCGATGAGCGAGGAGAGGAGGATGTGCAGACTTCTGTTTTTGTAGGAAGCTGATTCTGggttaaattgtttaaataaaaagttgttttaactCATGTTTCCCAAGTTTCTGgtgcttttcctgttttagaATTTCGTCTCCCATTTGGTTCTAAAGTTTGAAAAGTACATGATGTAGTGGGAATATTAGtgtggtggattttttttattttaacttagaGTGGCCAAAAAGTTTGGTTTGTCTGGCGATGCGATGCTCTGTTTTGTGCTTTCTAAAacacatttgctttcaaaagggAAGCTCCCATGATACTTTGCTTAGAGGTGAATAAACAGCTAATGCCCGAGATATTCAGGGTAGTTAGGACCTGTTATTCACTCCTCTTACAGCTCTGTGCAGGCTACATTGAGACTGCCAAAGGCAGCACTGTTGCTTGATGTGGTGATACTTCTGGTTTGTGATGGCTCAACAAAAATTCTAGAGGCCATTTTTAATGTGGGCTTGACATAAAGGCAAATTTCTGTTTATCATGACTTTTCAGGCACGGTTGTCTTTTCGTGTGTGAATATTGTTGCCATTGCAGCGTAACATAATCAAGAATTCACGTCTTTCCCAGTTGTGATCTTAATACTGGAAGATACTTGGAAACATGCCAGTGTTGTACAAATGTAACCAGGGAGTACAGGAGAAGATAAAATTTCAGAGGTACCAATTAGATATATTTTACAGCCATAATCTGTGGATAAGGGTGGGGAAGTAGCAAACTAAAGGCTTACGTTTTGCTTCTGGAGGCCAGGAGCTAAcgtgctgtgcaggcagcatgCTTGACTGTGTACAGATAGATAGCAGACGGTGGCCAGAAGCCCCCTCTTCCATGGTTGAGGACAAAAAGGGTTGTGCTACAAGATCAAGCTGatagtgtgattttttttttcctgcttcaaaGGGTTCGATTATCCAATTTTCTGCAAGTGTCGTCATGGAAATGCCCTACAGGCTGTGTTTGCAATTGTGCTGGGTAGagatttgcttttcattcatgACTGCAAAAGGTGCTTTGATGTGCGTACAAGTGAAGAGGCATAGTACCAGAGATCGTGTGACTGGCCAGCTGTGGGAAATGTTTTGTCTCTGGATTTGAGAGTGAGAGCTAAACATCATTTCTCTTGTGCCAACAGTTGGCCAGGAGATAAATCCACACTTCTAAACACTTTTAAATGGCTTCCTTCTTGAATGTGGAGTATTTAATCTGTTTCTAGGACACATGATCTTTCTGCTTGCAGAGAAGGTTGTTCTGAGTAAGGGGTGAGAAGTGTTGCCATCTgcctgctgaaaaacaaatggaagacaTTGTTTGTGTACCCATAATGTCATCTCCTATAGGAGTAATTCTCTTCCTCCTCGTAAAGCTATAGCTActtcaaaacagtatttttctgaagtctgctgAGAGTACCCTTGGAGAATTCTGTTTCTCATAAACTCAATTTATCTTACCCATATATTGATAAGTCCCAGCCCTGTTAGAAGAATGCTAGGTGCACTCTTTCTTTGTTAGGACCCATAAAATCTCAGCTGGATTGCTGTAGAGTTACAAAGGCTCTTCAAGTACACTTGAGATTCACTTTAACTGTACTAGatgaaaaaagggagaagaatcTTGAAGCAAAGTGCTTTTAGTCATTACATCAAGGGATTGGAAAAATTGTGCGTGCCTTAGCCCAATTACACCATTAGTCTGTCATTAATGTGATGAGGAGGTGGTTGGGATGCTGCCAGGAGGCTTCGACAGGACCTCCAAGGCTTGCTGATGAGAATCTGTACAAGGTAGTGTGCAGGTTACCACTGAGATCTACAGGCAGGGTCAGGAATGCGCAGTACCTCAGGGACTCTTACATTTGCCCATCAAAGACACTATTGCCTTGATTTTTAAATCCCAgtaatgtaaatgaaatgaCACATGGCACGGTCTGTGAAACCTGGGGTTTCCTCTGGCCCTACAGCCTTCACCGTTTCAGTAGGATGTCTTCTGTGGTTCTtactgcttgctttgttttctgtatgttcTTGGGAGCTTTTTAAGGGAAGACTGTTTGCAACCTGACCTAATGTAGCAGAATGTCTTCATGCTGTCAGTACAAATGGAAGCGACAAATATGCTGACCACTCTTCTAGACAAGGAAGAGACACTACCATAATTATCAGGTAACTTTGTGTGTATTTGGATACACCGAAAGCCCTTCCAGATTCAGACTCAgaactgcagcttttctgctaCTGTAGCAGAGCTGAGCTTGGAACTTGGAGCATTTTACTGGGGTGACATTTTCAGGAAGGATGCCCAACTAGAAACAACAGGTATTTGAGCAATAAAAAGGAGCAGTTTGAACTACTACATCACTATGTGAAGCTGTGCAGCCTGGAACATGCTGAAGAGGCAAGGTGGTAGGCTGATAAGGCAAAGCTCTGGGAGCTCTACTGGCCTGTCTGCACCCATCCATTTCCCAGGCACTTggaaatatgcatttattttggcagTGCTGGAAGAGGCTGTAGTGTGAGAGGGTTGGATTTTgttgcaggcagagctgtctgTAATAACTGTAAGTGAAGGATATGACCGTGGACTGTATTGTCACAGCCACCTTTAACTCTGTAAATACAGCCTGAAGAGCAGTGGTAGATTCTCAGTCCTGGATGtgctgtcttctgttttttattttctaaccaAATAGTcacaaagcagcaaaaggaactttttattatattttttttaatgcattggTACTGAAGATGTATCCCGTGAGTCATCATTATGATGAGGTTCTGAAAAGGGCAAATATATTCCTAGGATGTGTCGAATGAGACTTTGACTCAGCCGAGGGAGATACAAATACTGTTGCCTGAAGCCCCGCTGAGCCCTCCTCTAGAGCACCGCTGTGTCCCACCACTGCCCAGGAAGACTTGTGCAAACTGGAGGAGAGTATGCGGAGACGAATGCATATCTCAGCCTGGGAGAGGGAATTAAAAATGTGAGTGTTCAAACTGCCAGGACAAACCAGTCACCCATCAGCAGAGGCATCaccctcacctctgtgcctccAGCCCTGTGGCGGGGGGCAGGTGGAGAAATGCACCTGCAAAAAGTGCCTGGGAATGGTTTCAGCAGGTGGGCTCAGCTGCCTGGGCTCCCTGCTCGGGGCTGCGATGAATTGCAGCTGGCTTTGAGCATTAAAAAGCTCTCAGGCTAACCAGATTATATTTCCTAATGGAGGTTAATGGGTGGTTAATCCTGTTAGGAGCACTGCAGATCAGCAGCGGGCTGCGTTAGCGTTGTGTACGGCTGCTGAGAAATCCCCccctgtgctgggctgtgtgcTCTGCGCTTCGGTGGGGGCAGCGTGGGTGTCTCGGGGAGCTGGGGAGCGCTGCCGGGGTTTGGGGACCCCCCCACCTGCAGCGAGGTTTGGGGCCGTTTATTCCGATACGGGGTGGCACGTGAAGGAACCAAACAGATGGATGCATGGGCGTGCGACCTGGGCGTTTTGAAACCTCTGCTTTTGGGGCTGCTGTGTCTTAAAGTTACAATTTGTGcccatggatttatttttttttccttttacctctGCAGCTTAGCTTGCTGATCCTCTTTGTTCCCACCGCTGCCTGCTGCTTGGCTTGGTCAAACAGTGACAGAACTGAGGGAGGTGGGTGGCGGCGAGTGCTGCGCCTCTGCTGCCTTTGTGCCCCCTGTGGGGTGAAGGTGACCCCAAGCCCTCCCACCCCGCGTGGCCGGGGCTGCTGCACTCCCTTTTAACCCCAAACGTGGGCTCCTCGCAGCCGCCCCGCAGGGGCACTGCGGGCTTCTCCCGAGCGGGCCCTGAGCCCCCTCAGGCGGGGACACCATAGAGTTCACACCCCCACGCGGTGCAGACAAGCCCGCCGCCAGGCCCGGCCTCTCTGCGCTCGTTCACTTCCGGCGGCGCCGCTTCACCTCGCGCATGCGCCTTGCGCCTCTCTCTCTCCGCGGCGGCGCCGGGCAGGAAGATGGTGAGGGGGGAACGGGGCCGCCGCCATCCGCAGCCATCCGCAGCCATCCGCCGCGCTGGGGCCGCGGGACGCTGCCGGGGGATGGCGCGGGGAACGATGAGTGCGGGGGGCGGGCTCCGGCGGGGCGGCGCTGGGGGAGCAGCGAGCGGAggccttggggggggggggcggggcccgggggggcggTGCACGGCTCCccgccgggcggggggggggggaggcggccTTGTCCCAGGGGGCGTCGGGGGGGCTGCGGCATCATGAGCCCCTGAGATTTAACCAAACAACGCCGTGTCTCCGGTGGTAGGAGATGACTGGGCCGTATGGACTCACGGTGGTTGGGACTGCTGAGCGCTTTGGTCGTCATTTGTtagaggagcagctgaggaaggcGGTGAGCTGGGTAATAACTGGAGTTGATCGTGTTGTTTCACCTCCCGACAGGCTAAGCGCACCAAGAAGGTGGGGATTGTGGGTAAATATGGTACCCGGTACGGTGCGTCCTTGAGGAAGATGGTGAAGAAGATTGAAATTAGCCAGCACGCCAAGTATACCTGCTCCTTCTGTGGCAAGGTGAGGCACCTTGGTTCCTACAACTGTACTGAAAATCGTCTTGTTACTGGTGttagaaatgaaatgtattgCTTATGGATTTTTCCTGCTTGACTAgtccaaggaaaataaatagttttttgtGAATGTTAGGTTACCTTATAAAACGGCTTAGTAGACTTTCAGGTGAACGCACAGTTGGTAGTTAAATGGAAACatctttatttcattacagAGGATGGTAATGTTGCCAGACTGTGTATTTATTGTAGGTATCTTACAAAAAGACCTGGCAGAATTTACACAACACATCTGTTACCATGATAATTAAGGCATGATTtgagctttttttattttcttttctccttcactaACTTTACAGCAtagctggggaggaaagggcCTCATTCTCCCCACTTATAACTTCAACTGCACTTCGTTACTTATATCTGTGTGCGTTTTATAACTCTGGATGAGGAACTGATAAGGAGTCTTGTTCACGTGTGTGAGCACAATTCACTTGAATTTGGCTTCAACAGCTTGAGAGGCCCAGCAGCTTGTTCTTTGCCCAGACTATTGATACTTGTAAAGTAGGTATCTTTAAGTGGctagaaaactgtaaaaaaatgtgtttttttttgtacttaatGGCTTTCATATGTAAAGTGAGAACATTAGTATCTCTGAATCTCTAAGTCCAACGTAGGTCTAAGCAAATCCGCTGTCATCTTCGCAAGATGATGGAGACTTCCCCAGGTGAAAAGAGCTAAGTGCCCACTCCTTAGGTGGTGTTCAAAGGGCATCTGGTTCAGAGCAATCCTAGGATGTTCATAAAGGGCAAATAATAGCAGGGCTATGTTGGTCATAACACCAGGTAAGAATATCAGTTGCTATTACCAGTATAACtccctaatatttttttctcctttaaaaagcTGGATTTTGATGGTGCATCTAGAAATAACCCCTTCTATTACatatccaaattaaaaaaaaataaaaatatttcagatggaCTCTCTGTTTTGAGGAGTAGGAATGAAAAACGTCTCTGATCCTTGTGTGATTTAGGACAGCCTTATAGGCAGTGCTGTGGTGTGATGCTGAACTACTCCCCTGAAGTTGGCTGTTAAGATGACAGCACGAGTTCGTTTGGGTTTttcagctgttggagagtgcgtattttttctcctttatgaCAGACCAAAATGAAGAGGAAGGCTGTTGGTATCTGGCACTGTGGATCCTGCATGAAGACAGTTGCTGGTGGTGCCTGGACTTACAAGTAAGGCAATAAAGAAGTTTCTATCAGCAATCATTTTCATACAACTGAGACATTTTCATATAACTgagggatttttaaaatttttatttagttataaTCTAGCCATAAAGTACATCTGTACTGAATtagtgatgtgtttttttgtaaGTTTTGTTAATAAATTTTGATCAGACTGTGAagcacttgctgttcttttcAGTATCTGTTGTGCAGCTTTTGCCAACACTGCTTTTCAACCATGGAGTTACCGCTATTTTTGGTGTATCCTCCCAAAATTTCATAATCTCTCTGGACTTTAtcaaaacagttgttttttttcttctttttttttttaaaaaaaaaaaagcaatctctGCATCTTTTCCCAAACTTGAAATAAATCCAAACATCTGCAGATGTGGAAGCAAACACTTGTTTCTAAGCAGTCTTTCTTGTGGCTCTGCTGTAGTAGCATCTCTTACTGGAGATGCCAATGATGGTTCTTGCTTGCAAGAAGTATTCCAAGTGGGCCAGTTGTCTGGTGATGTtggaaggaaaggagcagaggtAAAGTCTGATCCATTCAGCTGTTCCCTGGCTGGAACAGGCTGCATGGCTGAGACCTGACAGCTCTCCTTCCAAtctattctttaaaaaaaaataaatagtaaatatcTTTGACAGCTTGtaatacatttttgtctttgatCTGGGGagtatttttcctcccttggcTCTTTTGGCTGTAGAAATAATGTAGTTATGGGAAGACACTCACCTCTTACCTTGAAGTTTAAGCAGCACTTTTTGTGGTTACTAGAGTAGCCTTTCCAGTTCAGAGAAACAGGTGTAATAGTTGAAACCAGGTTTGCTCCAAAGaaaattcccccttttttttcctaaaaaaaaatcattacaattTTTATTGTGATGGTGCCCTTGCATGCCCCCTTTCTTTATTCTCCTTGCCCCCTCCCGTTCTGGTAGAGGACGTGGTTACCCCACATGACAGTCGCTAGCACTGAGCCCACGCGCTTGCACATGTAGTTGATAGATGACTGGATAATTTGGATTGAGATGTAGCTGTGAAATTGTGCGTGCTTCTGTAGGCATGGGCCTACGCGTTGTTGTCAGGAAAACCAGCGTGGAGGTAGCCTCCTGTTGACAATGCAGTCGGGCGAGAACTATTTGAAATGAGTGCTTTGTCCAAAAAATAACTGGTGCGGGTTGTTGTGCTGCAGTGTGCAAATGACTCTGCTTCTTCTTTCAGCACCACCTCTGCAGTGACAGTCAAATCTGCAATCAGAAGGCTGAAAGAACTGAAGGACCAGTAGATGCTACATCCTGCTCTCCTTCTGAAACATGCTTGTTTTCTCCACTGTCAAGATCTGTCCCTTTAACAATAAAAGGTGATATGGAGTGGAATCATGTTCATCTTTCTATGGAAAGTGCTGTCTTGCTGCGTTGTATTTATTGGTATAACTATGGAGGCATTCGTATTTCTATCCAGTAGTTGAAAAGCTCTTATTACTGGTtaagtcattaaaaaacaattttctattCCATTTAATTGCATACTCTGCTTCTGTTGCTTGAATGCACTGACGTGAACGTGAGGAGAGCTTAGGCCTGGCACATCTTGGTGCGCCCTTGATGTCTGTGCCTTGAGGAATAGCACAGAGCAAATACGTGAGTGGAGGAGTGGGCAgatgggagaggagagaaagtgGAACATCAGCCTGCCTTTTCCTGTTCGTCTTTGAGGAGGACTTGGGAGAGCTGTGCATGTGCTGCAAGCAAAGTAAAGAGCATTGTGGCTTGAGGGCAGAGACTGAAATGAACAAAGCGCAGCTGTcatcctctgctgctggctggtgctGCTAATTTCCAGAGCCAGCTGTAGGTGATGGCTTACCTCAGCCTGTagtgttttctgctgtgtgcAGATTTCAAGATCAGTGCACACAAATGCTGTGATTTGCTTGCTCTCCCTAATTCTGGTAGGGCTCTCACCTCTGTTCAAGTTCCTGAGTCCATTTTAGACTGCAACAATGCTTTTTCATGTTGAGCCAACTCCTGGGACCATCAGTCTTTGAGGAAAAGCTGCTGTTCAGGCTAATAATTGCCTCCAAATCATCTCTTTAGGTGATTAAGCTTGGGATactagaacattttttttactgttgatTTGTCAGGTGAGTTTTGATTTAGTTCAAGATTATGAGCTTGTTTTTGTATGGGCTCTTTGGTCACTGCAGcacttttcttgttcttcacaGTACACATCAGAAAATGCAGGTCTTAGTAATAACCTTGGCAAtggctgaaggaaaaatagtaAGGAATATTTGAGTCCTCTTGCTCCAGCTTACAGGAGCAGGACTACAAAGGGACCCTGTGAGTTTAAGAAAGCTCAGATGAACTCTGATTTATCCTGCTACTTTTCTACATGACATGTCTGCAGCAGCTTTCTCAGGGTCAGCTTAGTCAGACTGATTGCCATGGGTACTGCTGGTGCTGGTCCTGGTTTGTGCTAACTTTAGTTTGTGCCCCCCTTAGGGATGCCACCTCCAAGCTCTTGAATTTTCAGAGATGTCTCTTGCCGTGGGCATGGCTTACATGTTGCTGTGCCTCGTAGCATTTGGGGAGAGCAAGGACAACATGGTTTAACTTGCATCAAAATAAAGACACTTTCCATTAtgtatcttcatttaaaatgtgagtccttttctcagaaaattgCATCTTCATCACATGAAAGCCTTCCTTGATAAAACAAGGGGCCCTGAG from Oxyura jamaicensis isolate SHBP4307 breed ruddy duck chromosome 7, BPBGC_Ojam_1.0, whole genome shotgun sequence encodes the following:
- the RPL37A gene encoding 60S ribosomal protein L37a; its protein translation is MRLAPLSLRGGAGQEDGSCCFTSRQAKRTKKVGIVGKYGTRYGASLRKMVKKIEISQHAKYTCSFCGKTKMKRKAVGIWHCGSCMKTVAGGAWTYNTTSAVTVKSAIRRLKELKDQ